One region of candidate division KSB1 bacterium genomic DNA includes:
- the atpH gene encoding ATP synthase F1 subunit delta, whose amino-acid sequence MRSRSGARGKALAASYAGAAHAHITQEWVAHLRSVWNRLSADRECMAELSDVGKAFEERRQQLDQLLPASISREARNMLYVMLREGHLPLLGEVVEQLAHSLAGAGRNDVAEVITAVPPTAAERQALQAEVAKRFGENLAVHFHVDPDILGGVVIKVGDKVLNGSLAGRLAALHDKLRDSR is encoded by the coding sequence GTGAGGAGCAGGAGCGGAGCACGAGGCAAGGCGCTGGCGGCCAGCTATGCCGGCGCTGCACACGCTCACATCACCCAAGAGTGGGTGGCGCACCTGCGCAGCGTGTGGAACAGGCTTTCGGCGGACAGGGAATGCATGGCCGAGCTCAGCGATGTGGGTAAGGCATTTGAGGAGCGACGTCAGCAGTTGGACCAACTGCTCCCTGCGAGCATTTCTCGCGAGGCGCGTAACATGCTCTACGTGATGCTCCGCGAAGGACACCTGCCGCTTTTGGGTGAGGTGGTCGAACAACTTGCCCACTCCCTGGCCGGTGCAGGTCGGAATGACGTCGCCGAGGTAATCACCGCCGTGCCGCCGACGGCAGCGGAACGTCAAGCCCTCCAGGCAGAAGTGGCAAAGCGCTTTGGCGAGAACCTTGCCGTACACTTTCACGTGGACCCCGACATTCTCGGCGGCGTAGTCATCAAGGTGGGCGACAAAGTGCTCAACGGGAGCCTGGCTGGACGACTTGCGGCCTTGCACGACAAGCTAAGGGACAGCCGGTAG